The sequence ATTATCAAATTACTAATTAACTTATCGAGATAAAAGGGGTGAACAATATAATCAAATATTTCCTGAAATTCCCTACTTTAAAGGCTTGCAGCCTCAGCAGTGGCTGCCTTAGCGAGGGCTTTCTTTTTGTTTTAGTGGGTTGAGCTTAATTTTTTCTTTATAAATGTTTTAGTTTGTTTAACTACATTAAATGCTAAAAATACAAGCTTCAGTAATAATACTTAACCATTAATATGTAAAGAAAAATTAATAAAGGCTATATAAAGACTATGAGGAAAATACTTAAAGATTCAGTTAAAAACACTATGACCCTAGTGCATCTACCAGGAGAAATACTTAGGATACGACTTAAGACCTAGTTACCTACGCAAGCTGATGTAGCGGCAAGTTGTTTTGTAGCGTTATTGCTCTGAGCTAAAACAAGAAAACGGTTATGGAAACTCGACGACTACCAGTTCAAGAACGATCATTAGTTAACAGAGTAAGTAGGACTACACAACTACCCTACTTAGCTGCTCTAAGACCGCGCCAGTGGACAAAGAACCTAGTTGTGTTTGCGGCACCTCTATTTGAGTTCAAAATCCACCATTTTGAGTCGATTCAGGGTGCCTGGCTAGCATTTGCATTGTTTTGTTGTGCTTCTAGCGGTTTCTACTTACTTAATGACATCATTGATGTGGAAGCCGATCGGCGGCATCCTGTGAAATGCAAGCGCCCGATCGCAGCAGGCTTGGTGACAATCCGGGTAGCGATCGCCATGACAGTGGTGCTATTAGCAGGATCTTTGCTCATAGGTTGGTTGCACGCACCTGCCTTGGGAGCCGCGCTAATTGCCTACGCAATTTTGCAACTCGCCTATAACCTGCGGCTTAAGAAAACAGTAATTTTGGATATTGGAGCGATCGCCACCGGGTTCGTCCTCAGAGCTTACGGAGGCGCAGCGGCTACAGGGATTGAAATATCTCCTTGGTTTGTCCTGTGTACCGCAATGCTGGCGCTGTTTTTGGGAGTCGAGAAACGCAAAGCAGAACTGCGATTATTTGAAATCAAAGGCGGCAAAACTCGTTCTGTCCTCAAACGGTACTCTATGGAACTACTCACCCGCATGGAAAGCGTAGTAACCACAGGTGCAGTTATGAGCTATGCGCTGTGGAGTTCTGGCCCTCAAGTTCAGGGAGCATCAACACCCTGGATGCTCTTAACACTCCCCTTTGTTTTGTATGGCGTTTTTCGCTATCAGTTGCTAGCCGACCCCCAAGAAATTGCTCGCAAGAGTAGAAGAGAATCGGATCTTGAAGAGTATGGTCATAGTGCTGTAGAAGGTGGCCAAACTGAGCGCCCTGAAGAGATTTTATTAAGCGATTTGCCAATCCTGCTTACCGTTCTAGGCTGGGTAATCACAATCTTCGTCATTCTATGGCTTAAGAATGCCGGGATAATTTAGCAACAAATAGTATCTTTATTATTTTGGTGTGAAAAATATCTTTCCCAGCGATTAATAAAGCTTCAGCGTTCAATTAATGACTGCTAATTAATGGCAATTAGCAATAAAAGGACGATATTATTACCCTTTGTGTGAGGTGTAATAATATCGTCCTAAAGCCATGTAGGCAATAGTCTCAAGCTAAAGCTACAAGTGTTTATACAAGCTTCATTATTGGCCATATATAAAATTTGCGAGATTTACAAAATCCAACTTAATTTAAAAAATATTTTAAAATTATTTTAAATAAACTTTACAAAAAAAGAGAGTATTACTATTGACTAATCAAAGTTGCTAAAGCTATGGTGTATTCACGCAAGAAAAAGCTGGATAAAAACTGAACAGGGTCAAGAGAAACTATGGAATTATTAACATTAAACGAAGCTATTTCCCTGGATGTAAAGCGAGCTAACCAACTGTATAAAAAACATTTCAATCCAGGGTTGCTAGAAGTTTATAAGCTCCTTGGCATGAGCGAAATGGACATTGAAAGCGCCGAGGGAGTTGAAATTCATTTAAAAGATGGACGGACTATCCTTGACTTTTCTTCATCAATTGGAGTTTTAGGATTAGGCCACAATCATCCGCGAATTATAGCCGCCGAAGAGCTGTGCCACAAGAAAAAACTAATTGATGCAATCAAGGTAGCGCCGCATAAGCTTCAAGCAGCTTTTGCCTACAATCTTTCCCAGCTATTACCAGATCCTTTACAAATGTGCTTTTTTAGCGTTTCCGGCGCTGAGGCAGTGGAAGCAGGTTTAAAAATCTGTGAAAGAGCGCAAGGGCCAAAGAAAACTAAATTTATTACGGCTAGTGGTTCCTTCCACGGTAAGACTCACGGCGCTTTATCTCTCACTACAAGTGGAGGATTTCAGCGTGGTTTCTTAATGGGCATACCAAAGGAAAATATTGTTGAAGTCCCCTATGGTGACGTGCAGGCGCTTGCAGCTGCTATTAGCGAAAACCAGACAGGCGAAGGCGAAAACTCAATTATCGCTATCATTTTAGAACCAATTCAAGGTCAAGGGCTGCATTCTGCTCCTCCGGGATATTTGAAAGAAGTAGTTGCTCTGTGCCGGGAAAACAACATCCTCTCAATTTTTGATGAAGTCAAAGTTAGCATGGGGAGAACTGGAACATTTTGTGCGTTCCAAATCGAAAACGTTGTTCCAGACGTTGTAACTATTTCCAAGTCGTTAGGCGGCGGCAAACGGGCAGTAGGAGCGATGATTACAACAGAAGCTATCTTCAATAAAGCTTATGCTGGGAGAAAAGATAGCTCGTTGCATACAACAACCTTTGGCGGTTTAGGAGAATCCTGTGCAGTTGGCATTGAGGCGCTGAATGTTCTTCAAGAAGAAAATCTGATTGAAGGAGCGCGGGAGAAAGGAGAATATCTGAAAAATAAACTTCTAAAACTGCAAGAGAAGCACAAAGGCAAGATCGTTGAAATTATGGGGAGAGGCTTACTCCAAGGAATACGGTTTGCTTTTAACAAGAGTTTCTTCAGTCAAGTTATAGACACGTCGAAATTCAGCATATTTAACACGCTTGATGCGATAATGATGGCTAGCATTATCCGAGAACTTTATCAACGCTACAACATAATCACTCACTTTTCTGCATCCGATCCAGACGTGTTGCATGTCATGCCGCCCTTAGTTGTAGAGTACCGTCAGCTAGACGAGTTTGTTGATGCTATTGACGATATTCTCGAACGGGGATTGGTGAAGATAGTAGCCGAGTTTGTTAAAGGAAATGTGATGGATATGCAGGTGAAAGCTTAGGAGATAGCGCAAAACCCGCTTTCTTGTAGGGAGCGGGTTTAATTGGCCAAGAAAAGAAACGAATTTTAAGATAGAAAGTCAGCGCTTAATAGGTAGTTATCGTCTAAGCGCGATAAAAGAGCCTTGGTTTAGCAGTCCGATAGATCGCAAAGCAATCGTTTTAACAGGGTGTTTATAAAGTATAAGCGGTAAGCGCATTTCGTCTATATGTGCTAACAGAAAGACGAGAATTTTGGACTTTATAAGCAGCCTCTAGTAGAGGTGTATATGAGTTGCAAATTGTTATCGCCCATTGAAGTTCCTTTGTCAGGCTGGGGCAGATATCCTGTAGCAAAAAGTTTTCTTCAGCGTCCAGAGCAAGTTTCATCGGTTTCTGAAGTAATTAAAGACTTTCAGGATACGACTGTTATAGCTAGAGGTGCTGGTCGCAGTTACGGAGATGCAGCAATCAATTACAACGGACAGACGTTGCTAACTGAAGGATTGAATCGCGTCATATCCTTCAATAAAGAGACTGGTCTTCTGTGTTGTGAAGCTGGGCTTAGTCTCAAAGAAATTATAGAAAGGTTTGTACCGCTAGGGTGGTTTCCATCTGTTACGCCAGGAACCAAGTTCGTTACGGTTGGCGGTGCTGTTGCCTTCGACGTGCATGGCAAAAACCACCATCAAGACGGTTCTTTTTGCCGTTTTGTTAGCAAATTGAAAATTACGCTAGCTACTGGCGAAACCGTGCAATGTTCCCGCAAGCAGAATAGCGATCTGTTTTGGGCAACGGTAGGGGGAATGGGGCTGACAGGGATAATAACTGAGGTAGAGTTAGCGCTGCGCCCAATTGAAACGGCTTACATAGATATGTACAGCCTTAAGGCGAAAAATTTGGATGAGGCGATCGCTCTATTCGACGAACACGAACCCAACTATCAATATTCTGTAGCTTGGATAGACTGTCTATCTTCCGGTAAAGCATTGGGTCGCAGCATTATAATGTTCGGCAATCATGCGACGCGATCGCAACTGCATCCCCAACTGCAAGAAGAACCTCTGTCTGTCCAAACCAAGTACCGCCTCCCGGTTCCCTTTGAACCACCTTCTGGGCTGCTTAATCGCTACACCATGAGTAGCTTCAACGCACTTTACTACGGTCGCCATCCTAAAGCACCAGTCCGCTCAATTGTAGATTACGATTCCTTCTTCTACCCGCTGGACTTTTTGAAGGGTTGGAATCGGCTTTATGGCAAACAAGGGTTTATCCAATACCAGTGCGTTTTTCCGCCCTCAGTGAGCAGAGAGGCTCTTGTTCAAATACTAAACAGATGCAGTTTAAAAGGCTGCGGCTCTTTCCTTGCCGTACTTAAAAGGTTTGGTTCTCAGGAAGGATTGCTATCGTTTCCCATGCCAGGCTATACCTTAGCTTTAGACATACCGATTAAAGCTGGGTTGTGGGAATTTCTCGATCAATTGGATCGAATGGTTATTCAGTATGGCGGTCGAGTTTATCTTGCTAAAGATGCTCGTCTTAGTCCCGCCTCTTTTAGAGAAATGTATCCAAACTTTCCCCAATGGCTATC comes from Microcoleus sp. FACHB-831 and encodes:
- a CDS encoding decaprenyl-phosphate phosphoribosyltransferase, giving the protein METRRLPVQERSLVNRVSRTTQLPYLAALRPRQWTKNLVVFAAPLFEFKIHHFESIQGAWLAFALFCCASSGFYLLNDIIDVEADRRHPVKCKRPIAAGLVTIRVAIAMTVVLLAGSLLIGWLHAPALGAALIAYAILQLAYNLRLKKTVILDIGAIATGFVLRAYGGAAATGIEISPWFVLCTAMLALFLGVEKRKAELRLFEIKGGKTRSVLKRYSMELLTRMESVVTTGAVMSYALWSSGPQVQGASTPWMLLTLPFVLYGVFRYQLLADPQEIARKSRRESDLEEYGHSAVEGGQTERPEEILLSDLPILLTVLGWVITIFVILWLKNAGII
- a CDS encoding FAD-binding oxidoreductase gives rise to the protein MSCKLLSPIEVPLSGWGRYPVAKSFLQRPEQVSSVSEVIKDFQDTTVIARGAGRSYGDAAINYNGQTLLTEGLNRVISFNKETGLLCCEAGLSLKEIIERFVPLGWFPSVTPGTKFVTVGGAVAFDVHGKNHHQDGSFCRFVSKLKITLATGETVQCSRKQNSDLFWATVGGMGLTGIITEVELALRPIETAYIDMYSLKAKNLDEAIALFDEHEPNYQYSVAWIDCLSSGKALGRSIIMFGNHATRSQLHPQLQEEPLSVQTKYRLPVPFEPPSGLLNRYTMSSFNALYYGRHPKAPVRSIVDYDSFFYPLDFLKGWNRLYGKQGFIQYQCVFPPSVSREALVQILNRCSLKGCGSFLAVLKRFGSQEGLLSFPMPGYTLALDIPIKAGLWEFLDQLDRMVIQYGGRVYLAKDARLSPASFREMYPNFPQWLSVKSKVDPNNYFSSALSKRLEIDSEVQQINKKDRALSISG
- a CDS encoding aspartate aminotransferase family protein encodes the protein MELLTLNEAISLDVKRANQLYKKHFNPGLLEVYKLLGMSEMDIESAEGVEIHLKDGRTILDFSSSIGVLGLGHNHPRIIAAEELCHKKKLIDAIKVAPHKLQAAFAYNLSQLLPDPLQMCFFSVSGAEAVEAGLKICERAQGPKKTKFITASGSFHGKTHGALSLTTSGGFQRGFLMGIPKENIVEVPYGDVQALAAAISENQTGEGENSIIAIILEPIQGQGLHSAPPGYLKEVVALCRENNILSIFDEVKVSMGRTGTFCAFQIENVVPDVVTISKSLGGGKRAVGAMITTEAIFNKAYAGRKDSSLHTTTFGGLGESCAVGIEALNVLQEENLIEGAREKGEYLKNKLLKLQEKHKGKIVEIMGRGLLQGIRFAFNKSFFSQVIDTSKFSIFNTLDAIMMASIIRELYQRYNIITHFSASDPDVLHVMPPLVVEYRQLDEFVDAIDDILERGLVKIVAEFVKGNVMDMQVKA